From one Planococcus citri chromosome 3, ihPlaCitr1.1, whole genome shotgun sequence genomic stretch:
- the LOC135842168 gene encoding glycerophosphodiester phosphodiesterase 1-like translates to MFGGKMKKIIDLFDVELLIKSLFLWVFLYSSFIALVEVTLCYILFSVFIYAFILYFSLTPPNEKIVKNIFGENPRIRLRDSTDLSLVNNSELNRSFSIAHNAAVLDFNENNAEALRLCSKYGCQLIFLDVHVTKDNVLVVQRNFKFRLENEDHNATKSIPQYNLNDFISKQKPNLCTLDEILPTVENLDVRIIFNIIHPYYKSSNSVISALLKIYEKNPFLYQKGVICSSNPIILYSVRKNDPSVIVALKWSEKSEQSPTSVSISWLKKLHCSNSVKHFILEYVDSCSWWLLNHFFYRIIGISAVILPKKIITPKIVEDWDRKNVRCIVGIVNLSMEKTYYANALGVPFLTDTLLNVN, encoded by the exons ATGTTCGGtggtaaaatgaagaaaataatcgatttatttgatGTCGAATTACTAATTAAAAGCTTATTCTTGTGGGTATTCCTTTACTCGAGTTTTATCGCTTTGGTGGAAGTAACTTTATGTTATATTCTGTTTTCTGTTTTCATCTATGCTTTCATTTTATACTTTTCTCTTACGCCTCCGaatgaaaaaatagtgaaaaatataTTCGGCGAGAATCCACGAATCCGATTACGTGATTCAACGGACTTGAGTCTCGTTAATAACTCTGAGCTTAACCGATCATTTTCTATTGCTCATAATGCTGCAGTgctcgattttaatgaaaataacgCAGAAGCTCTGAGACTG TGTTCGAAATATGGGTGTCAACTCATCTTTCTAGACGTCCATGTAACCAAAGATAATGTACTAGTCgttcaaagaaattttaaatttcgtttaGAAAACGAAGATCATAATGCTACGAAATCGATACCGCAATATAACCTGAATGATTTTATATCAAA ACAAAAGCCTAATCTCTGCACTTTGGACGAAATCTTGCCcactgttgaaaatttggacgTTAGAATTATATTCAACATTATCCATCCTTATTATAAAAGTTCTAACTCT GTTATCTCTGCTTTGTTGAAAATATAtgagaaaaatccatttttgtaCCAGAAGGGTGTTATTTGCTCCTCGAATCCTATCATCTTGTACTCT GTTCGAAAAAATGATCCATCCGTGATAGTAGCTCTGAAATGGTCAGAAAAGTCAGAACAGTCCCCCACTTCTGTATCTATtagttggttgaaaaaattacactgtAGCAATTCGGTGaaacatttcattttggaataCGTTGATTCATGTTCTTGGTGGCTTCTCAATCATTTCTTTTATCGTATTATTGGAATATCAGCTGTAATCCTTCCAAAGAAAATAATTACACC aaaaattgtcgAAGATTGGGATAGGAAAAATGTGCGGTGTATTGTTGGTATCGTAAACTTATCCATGGAAAAGACATACTATGCAAATGCTTTAGGAGTGCCTTTTCTTACCGATACGTTATTGAATGTGAATTGA
- the LOC135842171 gene encoding dynein regulatory complex protein 11, giving the protein MSNQTYNELWAEAQNILEDATYADNIQISSKPSRDKKQLHKQISVIFLKYILAINNLAECYDQMVHPQKRILIRKILDNSVIRYLEIKNDFVNLVLSEFTHLDDGIEELALLPHDTELQIPLCYKREKKEDIDWKYNFINETLIKIGIVDEEPPGIQMTEEEAIILIQRHERARQCRMRFLFMKNIRESKDRVKSKNDGEISEVGRKAALKIQRVWRGFITRRKIRKRVIEEMLLIGMLEPDSFCTEERDFAEKSKFDRYEVQTKHEQDYQKALRQEKENIQKYRGNIIMEELRDQIRNWYLTYKQQTGKFPTIPSEESGGSAAVIGRQSPLPGSSEGSRSTAPASVDSKMSKSSKSKKSNDNVEEKKRRSDDDDDLGFKLSASNILSDLEGLNMEYEEVWKDLKEDDNPEQTYILDVIKAQKTAEVEAEMRKIIDVQLRVELENLQSALERDEKGKRTKSTSKKKKTRRGLKKSKKKKDKDLTPDRTLQSLFEELVTNGIIRKYPQTPLSAFLGDISYTGYIYQHQGKHGTPSLGDVRQVIRDFCILPMCSKEIHQIAPLNRSLLIAGPKDSGKDMLVHAVCTELGAVLFDLTAANIAGKYPGKAGLIMLIHLINKVSKLLQPSIIYIDDAEKTFLKKVPKTDKTDPKRLKKDLSKIVKSIGPTDLVMLIGVTHSPWDCDQKSLFQTYNKLIIMVRPDYTSIRSIWMNLLQQYNAFNHQLDLCILSKLSDGFAIGVLIKVIQRLMTCKRILRLKIHPLKLTEILDVLAQFEPIYKEEEDSFLQWYSKTALGKSRQRASELEKELIDNENRNKKN; this is encoded by the exons ATGTCCAATCAAACATACAACGAATTATGGGCGGAAGctcaaaatattttggaagatgCAACATACGCTGATAACATTCAGATCTCGAGTAAACCATCAAGGGATAAGAAACAGCTACATAAACAGATCAGTGTAATTTTTCTGAAGTACATATTGGCGATAAATAATCTGGCCGAGTGTTATGATCAAATGGTTCATCCCCAGAAAAGGATTCTAATACgaaaaattttagataattCCGTGATTAG GTACCTAGagattaaaaatgattttgtgaaTTTGGTTTTGAGTGAATTTACCCACTTGGACGATGGTATCGAAGAACTCGCTTTACTACCTCACGATACTGAATTACAGATACCACTGTgttataaaagagaaaaaaaagaagacatcGATTGGAAATATAATTTCATAAATGAAACTTTAATAAAGATAGGAATCGTGGATGAAGAACCTCCAg gTATTCAGATGACTGAAGAAGAAGCAATTATTCTAATACAAAGACACGAAAGAGCTCGACAATGCAGGATGCGTTttttattcatgaaaaatattcgagaaTCTAAAGATCGTGTAAAAAGTAAGAATGATGGAGAAATTTCTGAAGTTGGGAGAAAAGCGGCGCTTAAAATTCAACGGGTATGGAGAGGATTCATAACTagaagaaaaatacgaaaacgAGTGATAGAAGAAATGCTActaatag GAATGTTAGAACCAGACAGTTTTTGCACTGAAGAACGAGACTttgctgaaaaatcaaaattcgatagATACGAAGTACAAACGAAACATGAACAAGACTATCAAAAAGCTCTTAGACAAGAGAAAGAAAAC ATACAAAAATACAGAGGAAATATAATAATGGAAGAATTACGCGATCAAATTCGTAACTGGTATTTAACCTACAAACAGCAAACTGGAAAATTTCCCACAATTCCCTCCGAAGAATCGGGCGGATCTGCTGCAGTAATTGGCAGGCAATCTCCTTTACCAGGGAGCAGCGAAGGAAGTCGTTCAACTGCTCCTGCATCTGTCGACAGTAAAATGA GTAAatcttcaaaaagtaaaaaatcgaaCGATAATGTGGAAGAGAAGAAAAGAAGAagcgacgacgatgatgatttaGGCTTCAAATTAAGCGCATCGAATATATTATCAGATCTTGAAGGATTGAATATGGAATATGAAGAGGTTTGGAAAGATTTAAAAGAGGATGATAATCCGGAACAAACGTACATTCTTGATGTGATTAAAGCGCAAAAAACGGCCGAAGTAGAAGCAGAAATGAGAAAA ATAATCGATGTACAATTACGAGTAGAATTGGAAAATCTACAATCAGCGTTGGAACGcgatgaaaaaggaaaaagaaccAAAAGCACAagcaagaaaaagaaaactcgaCGCGGACTTAAAAAGTCAAAGAAGAAGAAGGATAAAGATCTTACTCCCGATCGTACACTACAATCACTGTTTGAAGAACTCGTCACCAATGGTATAATTCGAAAATACCCTCAAACACCATTATCAGCATTTCTGGGAGATATTTCTTATACAGGATATATTTATCAACACCAAGGAAAACACGGAACGCCTTCATTAGGTGATGTGagacaa gTCATTCGAGATTTTTGTATTCTCCCCATGTGCTCAAAGGAAATCCATCAAATTGCTCCTCTCAATAGATCTCTGTTGATAGCTGGCCCTAAAGACTCTGGTAAAGATATGTTAGTACATGCTGTTTGCACCGAGTTAGGAGCAGTGTTATTTGATCTAACTGCTGCTAATATAGCAGGAAAATATCCGGGGAAAGCTGGGCTCATCATGTTGATTCATTTAATAAACAAAGTTTCCAA aTTACTTCAGCCATCAATTATTTATATCGATGATGCGGAgaagacttttttgaaaaaagttccaaaaaccGATAAAACAGATCCAAAGAGGCTAAAAAAAGATCTCTCCAAGATCGTAAAGTCGATAGGACCAACAGATTTA GTCATGTTGATCGGCGTAACTCACTCTCCGTGGGACTGCGACCAAAAATCACTATTTCAAACTTacaataaattgataataatgGTGCGCCCTGATTATACCAGTATTCGTTCCATATGGATGAACCTATTACAGCAATATAACGCATTTAATCATCAGCTTGACTTGTGCATACTATCAAAACTAAGTGATGGATTTGCGATAGGTGTTTTGATCAAAGTCATACAACGG ttgatGACGTGTAAACGTATTCTACGATTGAAAATTCATCCCTTGAAACTTACTGAAATCTTGGATGTACTCGCTCAATTTGAACCGATTTACAAAGAGGAAGAAGATTCCTTTTTGCAGTGGTATTCGAAGACTGCATTAGGGAAAAGTCGACAAAGAGCTTCAGAGCTGGAAAAAGAATTGATTGACAacgaaaatagaaataaaaagaaCTGA
- the LOC135842167 gene encoding gustatory receptor for sugar taste 64f-like: MEIPPDHNPVIPLYLLDKNEHKHFRTQHYDANRKRPKLSSNSLQKALRPVLLLARCFAVFPVLGIQADDAKGLHFDWFSKPMLLSLLFLTYSISIDVLSILRIIQTGLTYYNTVDFVFLASLTCIYIIFIQLASKWPKFALEWEKVEKHMNTFAFSKNLEQKFKLLTFTIMVLALIEHLSSVATKVVDALPCATNDTDIVKAYFVNTHKHIFAFISYSPFIAFGVALITLLMSCAWNFMDVFIIIMSAAMTERFKQFNLLLHSVHGKIMPVTFWRTMRETYNQLSCVTKLLDELLSPIVLLSFANNLYFICLQLLNSLKPMASTWHASYFVYSFTYLVLRTIVVSLFAASIYDQSKQPKTLLFCVPSESYCTEVARLLNQITSDDLALTGCRFFSVTRTLVLTVAGTIVTYEIVLVQFNAVSSDTRRNTTITCL; the protein is encoded by the exons AGAAAGCATTACGACCAGTGTTACTTTTAGCACGTTGCTTCGCTGTATTTCCAGTTTTGGGGATACAGGCCGATGATGCCAAAGGCTTACA TTTTGATTGGTTTAGCAAACCAATGTTACTTTCGTTGCTTTTCTTGACCTATTCAATATCTATAGACGTGCTTTCAATTCTGCGAATAATACAAACTGGTCTCACTTATTATAACACTG TGGACTttgtatttttggcaagtttaaCCTGTATCTACATAATATTCATACAACTCGcatcaaaatggccaaaatttgcTTTAGAGTGggaaaaggttgaaaaacatATGAACACATTCgcattctcaaaaaatttggagcAGAAATTCAAACTATTAACATTTACCATTATGGTTCTCGCTTTAA ttgaACATCTCAGTTCAGTTGCTACCAAAGTTGTCGATGCTTTGCCTTGTGCTACCAACGATACTGATATTGTAAAAGCATACTTTGTCAACACTCACAAGCATATTTTTGCATTCATCAGTTACAGTCCATTTATCGCTTTTGGAGTTGCTTTGATTACACTTTTAATGTCTTGTGCGTGGAATTTCATGGATGTATTCATAATAATAATGTCAGCAGCCATGACAGAAAGATTCAAACAATTCAATTTACTTTTACATTCAGTACATGGAAAG aTCATGCCGGTGACATTTTGGCGGACAATGAGAGAAACTTATAATCAACTATCCTGCGTAACCAAATTATTAGATGAATTGTTGTCTCCCATAGTGCTTCTTTCATTTGCtaataatttatatttcatttgtTTACAATTACTAAATAGTTTGAA GCCAATGGCTAGCACATGGCATGCATCATACTTCGTATATTCATTCACATATTTAGTCTTGAGAACGATAGTTGTTTCTTTATTTGCTGCTTCTATTTACGACCAAAGCAAACAACCGAAAACGCTTTTATTCTGTGTTCCATCAGAAAGTTATTGCACTGAA GTTGCTAGATTACTGAATCAAATAACTTCGGATGATTTGGCATTAACAGGATGCAGATTTTTTTCTGTGACAAGGACTTTGGTTCTGACG GTTGCTGGTACTATTGTGACTTATGAAATTGTGTTGGTTCAATTCAACGCGGTTAGCAGTGATACTCGAAGAAATACCACCATTACATGCTTATAA